The Leptospira paudalimensis region TTCTCTTTAATCCATTTTCCTTTTTCACCATCAACAGTATCTTCAAAAGAATCCTTATAATTAATTAAGATTGGAGAACCAAAAGGGTATTTTCCAACTATATCCGATTTAAGATCAGGATTTTTTCTAGAATTTAGAATTGACGCAGTAACAATTGCAAATTCTTCTTTTTCGGATTTTAATCGTTCATGATTTTTACAGTTTAAGATTAGAAATAATATTATTATCGATATATATTTTTTATTCATTTCTTCTAAAATTTTATACCATGTCGCATAACGAACTAGCCTTAACGACGTAGGCTGACCCTGAGTCCCGAACGGGACGTTAGGGACTGGAACGACACTTGCGGATGCAAGGGGAGTGCCAAAAGCCTATGTGTCGCAGACCGAGCGAGGGCGTAAGTCCCGAAGCGAAGCGTTAAGGTGCTGTTATGCGACGTTTGGAGAGCTAAAAATTAGATTCATCGCAACCAATTTCTCCTTTAAATAAGTCTTTCTTAGGTAAAGGAAAATATCTTACAAGTTGTGAATGATCCATACTACAAATGTAATCTGGAGGAGAACCATAGGGTTTATTTTGCGTAAGATTAATTAGATAAGATAAATTTGCAGGTTTATTATCGTTGTATTCTTCGTTTATATACGTTGTAGCAAAACATTCATTTCCTTTAATTATACAATTTGGTTTTTCTAGTTCATTCGGATTGGAGGTTATGATGAAGCTATTGCTATCAGAGGAATCAGTTAATTCAATAGTCAGATGACCTAATATTTCTGAGATAGTTTTCTTATATAAGCTAGCTTCGTAATCACCATCTGTTAAATCAGAGATTAATACCCAGCCAATATTTTTATTATTCTTTGGAGATTTTATTTTATAGAATTCACCGATTTTGTTATTTTCTCTAGCTTGTTCACTCAGAATTTCAACGGTTGAGTTAAAAGACATTTCTCCTATGGTTTTAGACTTTAAATCAGGGTTTTCTTTAATTTGTATACCTTTTTCATTTGCAATTCGTATAAGTTTTCCAATGGGTATTTTTTTTGAAGGATAAAGGAACTCCTTGTCTTCATAAAGAATTTTTACTAATTCAAGATCATTTTTTATTATTTTTTCCTGAATTCCATCTTTTGAAGTTAATACGGTAATTTTTTCGTTTCGATCTATTCCATAATCATTAATCTTATTTCCATTAAGATCATATTTGAATTCACTGTTTTCTGGATAAAAAATTGGGCAAGAATTGTTAGATCTGCAATCTTGTAATTTGCTACAATTGAAAAAGAATACTATTGGTAAAAGTAATAGAAATTTCATGACTTATTTCCTGTTTTTTTATATTTTGAGTCTATTGTTTTTTTAAAAAAAAAATTCAAATGTCGCATAACGAACTAGACTTACCGAAGTTCCCTGACCCTGAGTCCCGGAACGGGACGTTAGGGACTGGCATGTAGCTTGCGAACGCAAGGCGAATGCCAGAAAGGGAATTTGCCGCAGGCCGAGCGAGGGCTAGTCCCGAAGCGAAGCGGTAAGTCGCTGTTATGCGACGTTATTTTATTCGAATAAATTGTTTAGATAATCTTTATACAATTCTTCTCCTAGATACAGCAGATGAATATCTCCGTTTAATTCTGATATTACTCGATTTGCTGTAAAGAAAGCTAAAGAATTGTCGCTAATGTTCGATTTTAATTCCTTGTATGGTATACCTTTCTTATAACATTCAAAAATTCCATTTAGTGCATCTGTCAATTTCTTGTTTGATTTAATTTTTTCGCTAATTGATGCTTTTTCTTTTG contains the following coding sequences:
- a CDS encoding SH3 domain-containing protein, which gives rise to MKFLLLLPIVFFFNCSKLQDCRSNNSCPIFYPENSEFKYDLNGNKINDYGIDRNEKITVLTSKDGIQEKIIKNDLELVKILYEDKEFLYPSKKIPIGKLIRIANEKGIQIKENPDLKSKTIGEMSFNSTVEILSEQARENNKIGEFYKIKSPKNNKNIGWVLISDLTDGDYEASLYKKTISEILGHLTIELTDSSDSNSFIITSNPNELEKPNCIIKGNECFATTYINEEYNDNKPANLSYLINLTQNKPYGSPPDYICSMDHSQLVRYFPLPKKDLFKGEIGCDESNF